Proteins encoded within one genomic window of Ottowia sp. SB7-C50:
- the phoB gene encoding phosphate regulon transcriptional regulator PhoB: MRTMPRVLIVEDEAPIAELIAVNLRHNGFQPTWAMDSETAQRELDAVLPDVILLDWMLPGESGLSLARKWRKDPRTKGVPILMLTARGDEADRVAGLDAGADDYIIKPFSTKEMLARIRAVLRRRAPEQAGGSVAIGGLLLDAGTHRVSYDGQMLKMGPTEFKLLHYFMKNAERVHSRGQLLDKVWGDHVFIEERTVDVHVKRLREALGPAGVLIETVRGAGYRLTAQPLVQIQGA; this comes from the coding sequence ATGAGAACCATGCCCCGTGTCCTCATCGTCGAGGATGAGGCTCCCATCGCCGAGCTGATCGCCGTCAACCTGCGCCACAACGGCTTTCAGCCGACGTGGGCGATGGACAGCGAGACGGCGCAGCGCGAACTCGACGCCGTGCTGCCCGACGTGATCCTGCTGGACTGGATGCTGCCGGGCGAAAGCGGCCTGTCGCTGGCGCGCAAGTGGCGCAAGGACCCGCGCACCAAGGGCGTGCCGATCCTGATGCTGACCGCGCGCGGCGACGAGGCCGACCGCGTGGCCGGCCTCGACGCGGGCGCCGACGACTACATCATCAAGCCCTTTTCGACCAAGGAAATGCTGGCGCGCATCCGCGCCGTGCTGCGGCGTCGCGCGCCCGAGCAGGCGGGTGGCTCGGTCGCCATCGGCGGCCTGCTGCTCGACGCCGGCACGCACCGCGTGTCCTACGACGGCCAGATGCTGAAGATGGGGCCGACCGAGTTCAAGCTGCTGCACTACTTCATGAAGAACGCCGAGCGCGTGCACAGCCGCGGCCAGTTGCTCGACAAGGTGTGGGGCGACCATGTGTTCATCGAAGAGCGCACGGTCGACGTGCACGTCAAGCGCCTGCGCGAGGCGCTGGGCCCGGCGGGCGTGCTGATCGAAACCGTGCGCGGCGCCGGCTACCGCCTGACGGCGCAACCGCTGGTGCAGATCCAGGGCGCATAG
- a CDS encoding type B 50S ribosomal protein L31: MREGIHPNYREVLFVDLSNGFKFVTRSCVNTRETETFEGKEYPLYKLDTSSESHPFYTGTQKSVDNMGGRVEKFRNRYGKVAR, translated from the coding sequence ATGCGTGAAGGCATTCACCCCAACTACCGCGAAGTGCTGTTCGTGGACCTGTCCAACGGCTTCAAGTTCGTGACGCGCTCGTGCGTCAACACGCGCGAAACCGAGACGTTCGAGGGCAAGGAATACCCTCTGTACAAGTTGGACACCTCGAGCGAATCGCACCCCTTCTACACCGGCACGCAGAAGTCGGTCGACAACATGGGTGGCCGCGTCGAGAAGTTCCGCAACCGTTACGGCAAGGTCGCACGCTGA
- the pstB gene encoding phosphate ABC transporter ATP-binding protein PstB, which produces MDIATPVPQAGIRGNAAQAPHPERVALELRNLDFFYGNGFQGLKQINLTIPERKVTAFIGPSGCGKSTLLRTLNRMYSLYPGQRAVGEILFYGKNILDPSVDVNLLRASIGMVFQKPTPFPMTIYDNIAFGVRLYENLGKADMDERVEWALSKAALWSEVKDKLGQNGLSLSGGQQQRLCIARSVAVKPSVLLLDEPTSALDPISTGKVEELVHELKRDYTIAIVTHNMQQAARVSDYTAYMYLGELIEFGATEELFFKPKRKETEDYITGRFG; this is translated from the coding sequence ATGGACATCGCAACCCCCGTGCCGCAGGCAGGCATCCGTGGCAACGCCGCCCAAGCTCCGCACCCGGAGCGCGTGGCGCTTGAACTGCGCAACCTGGACTTCTTCTACGGCAATGGCTTCCAGGGTCTGAAGCAGATCAACCTGACCATTCCGGAGCGCAAGGTCACCGCCTTCATCGGGCCGTCGGGCTGCGGCAAGTCGACGCTGCTGCGCACGCTCAACCGCATGTACAGCCTGTACCCCGGCCAGCGCGCCGTGGGCGAGATCCTGTTCTACGGCAAGAACATCCTGGACCCGAGCGTCGACGTGAACCTGCTGCGCGCCAGCATCGGCATGGTCTTTCAGAAGCCGACGCCGTTCCCTATGACGATCTATGACAACATCGCCTTTGGCGTGCGTCTGTACGAAAACCTGGGCAAGGCCGACATGGACGAGCGCGTGGAATGGGCGCTGTCCAAGGCCGCGCTGTGGAGCGAAGTCAAGGACAAGCTGGGCCAGAACGGCCTGTCGCTGTCGGGCGGCCAGCAGCAGCGCCTGTGCATCGCGCGCAGCGTGGCCGTGAAGCCGTCGGTGCTGCTGCTGGACGAACCCACTTCGGCGCTCGACCCGATTTCCACCGGCAAGGTGGAAGAGCTGGTGCACGAGCTGAAGCGCGACTACACCATCGCCATCGTCACGCACAACATGCAGCAGGCGGCGCGCGTGAGCGACTACACGGCCTACATGTACCTGGGCGAACTGATCGAATTCGGCGCCACCGAAGAGCTGTTCTTCAAGCCCAAGCGCAAGGAAACCGAGGACTACATCACCGGCCGCTTCGGCTGA
- the pstA gene encoding phosphate ABC transporter permease PstA, with protein sequence MEILQAESALYKKRRAANAVGLALSMAAMALGLVVLLWILFVLLSKGLAAVDLNMFTRDTPAPGSEGGGLRNAIVGSLMMLGLTVLVSTPIGILAGIYLAEYGDESKTAELTRFVTDIMLSAPSIVLGLFVYAIVVAPMGHFSGLAGSLALSLIAIPVVVRTTENMLRLVPGSLREAAAALGAPRWKVSLMISLRAAKSGVITGLLLAIARVSGETAPLLFTALNNQFFSTNMGQPMANLPVVIFQFAMSPYDNWIRLAWGGALLITLTVLVINIIARVFFREKKAAH encoded by the coding sequence ATGGAAATCTTGCAAGCCGAAAGCGCGCTGTACAAGAAGCGCCGCGCCGCCAACGCCGTCGGGCTGGCGCTGTCGATGGCCGCCATGGCGCTGGGCCTGGTGGTGCTGCTGTGGATTCTGTTCGTGCTGCTGAGCAAGGGCCTGGCGGCGGTCGACCTGAACATGTTCACGCGCGACACGCCGGCGCCAGGGTCCGAAGGCGGTGGTCTGCGCAACGCCATCGTGGGCAGCCTGATGATGCTGGGCCTGACGGTGCTGGTGTCCACGCCCATCGGCATCCTGGCCGGCATTTACCTGGCCGAATATGGCGACGAGAGCAAGACCGCCGAGCTGACGCGCTTCGTCACCGACATCATGCTGTCGGCGCCGTCCATCGTGCTGGGCCTGTTCGTCTACGCCATCGTGGTGGCGCCGATGGGGCACTTCTCGGGCCTGGCCGGTTCGCTGGCGCTTTCGCTGATCGCCATTCCGGTGGTCGTGCGCACCACCGAAAACATGCTGCGCCTGGTGCCCGGCAGCCTGCGCGAAGCCGCGGCGGCGCTGGGTGCGCCGCGCTGGAAGGTGTCGCTGATGATCAGCCTGCGCGCGGCCAAGAGCGGCGTCATCACCGGCCTGCTGCTGGCGATTGCCCGCGTCTCGGGCGAAACCGCGCCGCTGCTGTTCACGGCGCTCAACAACCAGTTCTTCAGCACCAACATGGGCCAGCCGATGGCCAACCTGCCGGTGGTGATCTTCCAGTTCGCGATGAGCCCGTACGACAACTGGATTCGCCTGGCCTGGGGTGGCGCGCTGCTGATCACGCTCACCGTGCTGGTCATCAACATCATCGCTCGCGTGTTCTTCCGCGAGAAGAAGGCGGCGCACTGA
- a CDS encoding MATE family efflux transporter: MPSSSVPSPIPPTRAAELRTLGAHAGVVLVGQLAVMAFGITDTVVAGRYAEVALAALSVGTAVYISIYVGLMGILQALLPIWSELHGSQRSAELGRSVRQALYLCAATIVVGMAALLSPGPLLDAAGVPAPLQVEVRRYLAVLAWALPPALLFRMYSTLNQSLGKPRLVSALQIGALGLKIPLSVWFTFGGLGLAPQGAAGCAWATLVVNGALMACGAWLLRTQSFYRPYALWQRLERPDFAQLGAFLRLGLPAGLAVAVEVSSFTAMALFISRMGTTASAAHQIASNMAAVLYMVPLALGIATSARTSYWLGAGQRALARRATWLGLGCAAALAVVMAAALALLARPIAALYVEQPPVIALAAGLLGWVALYHLGDAVQAVTLFVLRSYRVTLVPLLIYGVILWGLGLVGGYRWAFEGFGTLAPWHDPGAFWLASAAALGVVALLFVGLLLRVTRR; encoded by the coding sequence ATGCCCTCTTCCAGCGTCCCGAGCCCCATCCCACCCACGCGCGCCGCCGAATTGCGCACGCTGGGCGCCCACGCCGGCGTGGTGCTGGTCGGCCAGCTGGCGGTGATGGCGTTCGGCATCACCGACACCGTGGTTGCCGGCCGATACGCCGAGGTGGCGTTGGCCGCGCTGTCGGTCGGTACCGCCGTCTACATCAGCATCTATGTGGGCCTGATGGGCATTCTGCAGGCGCTGCTGCCCATCTGGTCCGAACTGCACGGCAGCCAGCGCTCGGCGGAGCTGGGGCGGTCGGTGCGACAGGCGCTGTACCTGTGCGCGGCCACCATCGTGGTGGGCATGGCGGCGCTGCTGTCGCCGGGGCCTTTGCTCGACGCCGCCGGCGTGCCCGCGCCGCTGCAGGTCGAGGTGCGGCGCTATCTGGCGGTGCTGGCATGGGCCTTGCCGCCGGCGCTGCTGTTTCGCATGTACAGCACGCTCAACCAGAGCCTGGGCAAGCCGCGCCTGGTGTCGGCACTGCAGATCGGCGCGCTGGGGCTGAAGATTCCGCTGTCGGTGTGGTTCACCTTCGGCGGGCTCGGCCTGGCGCCACAGGGCGCGGCGGGCTGCGCCTGGGCGACGCTGGTCGTCAACGGCGCGCTGATGGCCTGTGGGGCCTGGCTGCTGCGCACGCAGTCGTTCTACCGCCCCTATGCGCTGTGGCAAAGGCTGGAGCGCCCGGACTTCGCGCAGCTCGGCGCCTTTCTGCGCCTGGGCCTGCCGGCAGGACTGGCGGTAGCGGTCGAAGTGTCGTCCTTCACCGCCATGGCGCTGTTCATTTCGCGCATGGGCACCACGGCGTCGGCGGCGCACCAGATCGCGTCCAACATGGCCGCGGTGCTGTACATGGTGCCGCTGGCGCTGGGCATTGCGACCAGCGCGCGCACCAGCTACTGGCTGGGCGCCGGGCAGCGCGCGCTGGCGCGGCGCGCCACCTGGCTGGGCCTGGGTTGCGCCGCCGCGCTGGCGGTGGTGATGGCGGCGGCGCTGGCGCTGCTGGCGCGGCCCATTGCGGCGCTGTACGTCGAGCAACCGCCCGTCATCGCCCTGGCCGCGGGCTTGCTGGGCTGGGTGGCGCTGTACCACCTGGGCGATGCGGTCCAGGCGGTGACCCTGTTCGTACTGCGCAGCTATCGCGTCACGCTGGTGCCGCTGCTCATCTACGGCGTGATCCTGTGGGGCCTGGGGCTGGTAGGCGGCTATCGCTGGGCCTTCGAAGGCTTCGGCACGCTGGCGCCCTGGCACGACCCGGGCGCCTTCTGGCTGGCCAGCGCGGCCGCGCTGGGCGTGGTGGCGCTGCTGTTCGTAGGGCTGCTGCTGCGCGTCACGCGGCGTTGA
- a CDS encoding tyrosine-protein phosphatase, with protein sequence MAAFQDPILQHPDRSLRLTGASNFRDLGGYAGAEGQTVRWRRLFRSDHLAALTADDAALFRQLGVARSFDFRGATERAAVPYDLPGVTQHPLPIEPTVVQRMKDLLDAGASVTAPQAVGLMQQTYRAFVHDNAAAFASLFEHLVDDDAPLVFHCTAGKDRTGFAAALVLMALGVPRDVVMQDYLLTNQHYRMPALPEARVPREVLDVLWRVQADFLDAALHAVDQDFGGFEAYLAGPLGVRQAQRARLRQLYLAPTGR encoded by the coding sequence ATGGCCGCTTTTCAAGACCCCATCCTTCAGCACCCCGATCGTTCCCTGCGCCTGACCGGCGCCAGCAACTTCCGCGACCTGGGCGGCTATGCCGGCGCGGAGGGGCAGACCGTGCGCTGGCGCCGCCTGTTCCGCTCCGACCACCTGGCGGCACTGACGGCGGACGATGCGGCGTTGTTTCGGCAACTGGGCGTCGCCCGCAGTTTCGACTTTCGCGGCGCGACCGAGCGCGCGGCCGTGCCGTACGACCTGCCCGGCGTGACGCAGCACCCGCTGCCGATCGAGCCGACCGTGGTGCAGCGCATGAAGGACCTGCTGGACGCCGGTGCGTCGGTGACGGCGCCGCAGGCCGTGGGCCTGATGCAGCAGACCTATCGCGCCTTCGTGCACGACAACGCGGCGGCCTTCGCCAGCCTGTTCGAGCACCTGGTCGACGACGATGCGCCGCTGGTGTTCCACTGCACGGCGGGCAAGGACCGCACCGGCTTTGCGGCCGCACTGGTGCTGATGGCGCTGGGCGTGCCGCGTGACGTGGTGATGCAGGACTATCTGCTGACCAACCAGCATTACCGCATGCCGGCGCTGCCCGAAGCCCGCGTTCCGCGCGAGGTGCTCGACGTGCTGTGGCGCGTGCAGGCGGACTTCCTCGACGCGGCGCTGCACGCGGTCGACCAGGACTTTGGCGGCTTCGAGGCCTATCTGGCCGGGCCGCTGGGCGTTCGTCAAGCGCAGCGGGCACGCCTGCGCCAGCTGTATCTGGCGCCCACTGGTCGCTGA
- the phoU gene encoding phosphate signaling complex protein PhoU, giving the protein MYDKHLSSQFDNELNRVSSNVLELGGLVEAQIRQAIYALSEFSIEVADRVEKDEGRVNALELEIDRELSTIIARRQPTAIDLRLLLAISKATANLERVGDEAAKIARMVKRIIDSGKARLLPTGELRHAADLAAQQLRRALDAFARLSVEDAVSVIRDDDQIDAEFDGFVRKLITYMMEDPRTISAALDLLTLAKAIERIGDHAKNIAEFIIYIVKGADVRHGALERVESLDR; this is encoded by the coding sequence ATGTACGACAAGCATCTGTCCAGCCAGTTCGACAACGAGCTCAACCGCGTGTCGTCGAACGTGCTGGAACTGGGTGGCCTGGTCGAGGCGCAGATCCGGCAGGCCATCTACGCGCTGTCGGAGTTCAGCATCGAAGTGGCCGACCGCGTCGAAAAGGACGAAGGACGCGTCAACGCGCTGGAGCTGGAGATCGACCGCGAGCTGTCGACCATCATCGCGCGGCGCCAGCCCACCGCCATCGACCTGCGCCTGCTGCTGGCCATCTCCAAGGCCACCGCCAACCTGGAACGCGTGGGCGACGAGGCCGCAAAAATAGCCCGCATGGTCAAGCGCATCATCGATTCCGGCAAGGCGCGCCTGCTGCCGACGGGCGAACTGCGCCACGCGGCCGATCTGGCGGCGCAACAGCTGCGCCGCGCGCTCGATGCGTTTGCGCGGCTGTCGGTCGAGGATGCCGTGTCCGTCATCCGCGACGACGACCAGATCGACGCCGAGTTCGACGGCTTCGTGCGCAAGCTCATCACCTACATGATGGAAGACCCGCGCACCATCTCGGCCGCACTTGACCTGCTGACGCTGGCCAAGGCCATCGAGCGCATCGGTGACCACGCCAAGAACATTGCCGAATTCATCATATACATCGTCAAGGGCGCCGACGTGCGCCATGGCGCCCTGGAACGCGTGGAGTCGCTGGACCGATGA
- the pstC gene encoding phosphate ABC transporter permease subunit PstC translates to MTTIDNGQPTRDETASVARPGMEAIARRQRWQDVLFHRSTQAFSLLVLVALIGIMVSLFISAWPTFKAFGLQFLWTVEWDVVNEQFGAAIAIVGTVLSAGIALIIAVPLAFGIALFLTENCPTWLRRPLGTAIELLAAVPSIIYGMFGLFVFAPIFADFIQTPMQQVLGGMPLVGWMFGGAVNGMGILAAGIVLAFMILPYIAAVMRDVFEIVPPILRESAYGLGCTTWEVVRKVVLPYTQKGVIGGIMLGLGRALGETMAVTFVIGNANRMPSSLFSPGTSIASVLANEFGEAADLHLTTLFALGFLLFVITFVVLSLAKIMIIRAERAKGT, encoded by the coding sequence ATGACAACCATCGACAACGGACAGCCGACCCGGGACGAGACAGCCAGCGTCGCACGACCTGGCATGGAGGCCATCGCGCGCCGGCAGCGTTGGCAGGACGTGCTGTTTCATCGCAGCACGCAGGCGTTTTCGCTGCTGGTGCTGGTGGCGCTGATCGGCATCATGGTGTCGCTGTTCATCAGCGCCTGGCCGACCTTCAAGGCGTTCGGCCTCCAGTTTCTCTGGACGGTGGAGTGGGACGTCGTCAACGAGCAGTTCGGCGCCGCCATCGCCATCGTCGGCACGGTGCTGAGCGCCGGCATCGCCCTCATCATTGCCGTGCCGCTGGCCTTCGGCATCGCGCTGTTCCTGACCGAGAACTGCCCGACCTGGTTGCGCCGCCCGCTGGGCACCGCCATCGAACTGCTGGCCGCGGTGCCGTCGATCATCTACGGCATGTTCGGCCTGTTCGTGTTCGCGCCCATTTTTGCCGACTTCATCCAGACGCCGATGCAGCAGGTGCTGGGCGGCATGCCGCTGGTGGGCTGGATGTTCGGCGGTGCGGTCAACGGCATGGGCATTCTGGCGGCCGGCATCGTGCTGGCCTTCATGATCCTGCCCTACATCGCCGCCGTGATGCGCGACGTGTTCGAGATCGTGCCACCCATCCTGCGCGAATCGGCTTACGGCCTGGGCTGCACCACGTGGGAGGTGGTGCGCAAGGTGGTGCTGCCGTACACGCAGAAGGGCGTCATCGGCGGCATCATGCTCGGCCTGGGCCGCGCGCTGGGCGAGACGATGGCGGTCACCTTCGTCATCGGCAACGCCAACCGCATGCCGAGTTCGCTGTTCTCGCCCGGTACGTCCATCGCCTCGGTGCTGGCCAACGAGTTTGGCGAAGCCGCCGACCTGCACCTGACCACGCTGTTCGCGCTGGGCTTCTTGCTGTTCGTCATTACGTTCGTCGTGCTGTCGCTGGCCAAGATCATGATCATTCGCGCCGAGCGCGCCAAGGGGACTTGA
- the phoR gene encoding phosphate regulon sensor histidine kinase PhoR, which translates to MWGEATYRATRALRAEQQRADDSVQRLRDFVAAIQASPNGVILLDPEGRIEWCNDIAARHFGIDPQRDRMQHIGNLVREPAFTAYYASKDYDRDVKVIGRDDKPGHPVKLSVHLHPYGGGHKLMLSNDVTALAQADAMRRDFVANVSHEIRTPLTVLAGFVETMQSLPLDAQERERYLGLMAAQSERMQTLVNDLLTLSRLEGSPPPAGDPVDLGPLMAQCEAEARGLSDLLHPAEGKPQKLRFGEPPAFQLAGAAGELRSAVSNLINNAVRYTPGGGGIDVQWERLPDGRARLAVTDTGPGIAPEHLSRLGERFYRVDRSRSRESGGTGLGLAITKHVAQRHGGELQVSSQLGKGSTFALVFPAQRVRTLTLVAAAPGDRLNAA; encoded by the coding sequence ATGTGGGGCGAAGCGACGTATCGCGCCACGCGCGCGCTGCGGGCCGAGCAGCAGCGGGCGGACGACAGCGTGCAGCGGCTGCGCGACTTCGTGGCCGCCATCCAGGCTTCGCCCAACGGGGTGATCCTGCTCGATCCGGAGGGCCGCATCGAATGGTGCAACGACATTGCCGCGCGGCATTTCGGCATCGACCCGCAGCGCGACCGCATGCAGCACATCGGCAACCTGGTGCGCGAGCCGGCGTTCACCGCGTATTACGCCAGCAAGGACTACGACCGCGACGTCAAGGTGATCGGCCGCGACGACAAGCCGGGCCACCCGGTCAAGCTGTCGGTGCACCTGCACCCGTATGGCGGCGGCCACAAGCTGATGCTGTCGAACGACGTCACCGCGCTGGCGCAGGCCGACGCGATGCGGCGCGACTTCGTGGCCAACGTGTCGCACGAGATCCGCACGCCGCTGACGGTGCTGGCCGGCTTTGTCGAAACCATGCAGAGCCTGCCGCTCGATGCCCAGGAACGTGAGCGCTACCTGGGGCTGATGGCGGCGCAGTCCGAGCGCATGCAGACGCTGGTCAACGACTTGCTGACCTTGTCGCGCCTGGAGGGCAGTCCGCCGCCGGCGGGCGATCCGGTCGACCTGGGTCCGCTGATGGCGCAGTGCGAAGCCGAGGCGCGGGGGCTGTCCGATCTGCTGCATCCGGCGGAAGGAAAGCCACAGAAGCTTCGTTTCGGCGAGCCGCCGGCGTTTCAGCTGGCCGGCGCGGCGGGCGAGTTGCGCAGCGCGGTGTCCAACCTCATCAACAACGCCGTGCGCTACACGCCGGGCGGTGGCGGCATCGATGTGCAGTGGGAACGCCTGCCGGACGGCCGGGCGCGCCTGGCCGTGACCGACACGGGCCCCGGCATTGCGCCCGAACATTTGTCGCGCCTGGGCGAGCGTTTCTACCGCGTCGACCGCAGCCGTTCGCGCGAATCGGGCGGCACCGGGCTGGGGCTGGCCATCACCAAGCACGTGGCGCAGCGGCACGGCGGTGAACTTCAGGTCAGCAGCCAGTTGGGCAAGGGGTCGACGTTTGCCCTGGTGTTTCCGGCGCAGCGCGTGCGGACGCTGACGCTCGTGGCGGCCGCGCCCGGCGACCGGCTCAACGCCGCGTGA
- the ppx gene encoding exopolyphosphatase, with amino-acid sequence MQSGTRLAAVDLGSNSFRLEIARLELGQLQRTEYHKETVRQGAGLDADRRLSQDAMQRGWNCLARFAERLAGFEPSQVRVVATQTLREARNRDEFVSVAEQTLGFPIDVISGREEARLIYQGVVHLLPQSDERRLVLDIGGRSTELIIGQGYRPQTMESYRVGSVAWSMRYFADGVMTAKNFERAEIAAKAVLDDAISTHGRRHWDVAYGCSGTVGAIADTLLLAGRVPARYLITRDGLDWMRDKLVKAHKFDAIKLEGIKDERKAVIAGGLAVLRALFDLLEIEQMQYAYGALRHGALYDMLDRQHETTDVRAAAVTALAAKFSADAAQGARVSATALHLFSQLAPHLKKKQRQEAARQIDWAARLHEIGSRISHADPHKHGAYILDHADVSGFAMHELHTLSQLVLGHRGKLRKLESRFGDAMFMHQLLALRLAVILCHARQDPDHDGITLAPGPDPAHGFSLAMRKGWASAWPQSAHLLREEALAWQKTPWGLHLR; translated from the coding sequence ATGCAATCCGGCACCCGCCTTGCCGCTGTGGACCTCGGTTCCAACAGCTTTCGCCTGGAAATCGCCCGCCTTGAGCTGGGCCAGCTTCAGCGCACCGAATACCACAAGGAAACCGTGCGCCAGGGCGCCGGGCTGGACGCCGACCGCCGTCTGTCGCAGGACGCCATGCAGCGCGGCTGGAACTGCCTGGCGCGCTTTGCCGAGCGCCTGGCGGGTTTCGAGCCCAGCCAGGTGCGCGTGGTGGCGACGCAGACGCTGCGCGAAGCGCGCAACCGCGACGAATTCGTCTCGGTGGCCGAGCAGACGCTGGGCTTTCCCATCGACGTCATCTCGGGGCGCGAAGAAGCGCGCCTCATCTACCAGGGCGTGGTGCACCTGCTGCCGCAGTCGGACGAGCGCCGGCTGGTGCTGGACATCGGCGGCCGCTCGACCGAGTTGATCATCGGCCAGGGCTACCGGCCGCAGACCATGGAGTCGTACCGCGTGGGCAGCGTGGCCTGGTCGATGCGCTACTTCGCCGACGGCGTGATGACGGCCAAGAACTTCGAGCGCGCCGAGATCGCCGCCAAGGCGGTGCTCGACGACGCCATCTCGACCCACGGGCGCCGCCACTGGGACGTGGCCTACGGCTGCTCGGGCACGGTGGGTGCCATTGCCGACACGCTGCTGCTGGCCGGGCGCGTGCCGGCGCGCTACCTGATCACGCGCGACGGGCTGGACTGGATGCGCGACAAGCTGGTCAAGGCGCACAAGTTCGACGCCATCAAGCTCGAAGGCATCAAGGACGAGCGCAAGGCCGTCATCGCCGGCGGCCTGGCGGTGCTGCGCGCGCTGTTCGACCTGCTGGAGATCGAGCAGATGCAATACGCCTACGGCGCGCTGCGGCACGGGGCGCTGTACGACATGCTGGACCGCCAGCACGAGACGACCGACGTGCGCGCCGCCGCGGTCACCGCGCTGGCCGCCAAGTTCAGCGCCGACGCGGCGCAGGGCGCGCGCGTGTCGGCTACGGCGCTGCACCTGTTCAGCCAGCTGGCGCCCCATCTGAAGAAAAAGCAGCGCCAGGAAGCGGCGCGCCAGATCGACTGGGCGGCGCGGCTGCACGAGATCGGATCGCGCATCTCGCACGCCGACCCGCACAAGCACGGCGCCTACATCCTCGATCACGCCGACGTGTCGGGCTTCGCCATGCACGAGTTGCACACGCTGAGCCAGCTGGTGCTGGGCCATCGCGGCAAGCTTCGCAAGCTGGAGTCGCGCTTCGGCGACGCGATGTTCATGCACCAGTTACTGGCGCTGCGCCTGGCCGTGATCCTGTGCCATGCGCGGCAGGATCCCGACCACGACGGCATCACCCTGGCGCCGGGCCCGGACCCGGCGCACGGCTTCTCGCTGGCGATGCGCAAGGGCTGGGCCTCGGCCTGGCCGCAATCGGCCCACCTGCTGCGCGAGGAAGCGCTGGCCTGGCAAAAGACACCGTGGGGGCTGCACCTGCGCTGA